In Sander lucioperca isolate FBNREF2018 chromosome 21, SLUC_FBN_1.2, whole genome shotgun sequence, the following proteins share a genomic window:
- the icam5 gene encoding intercellular adhesion molecule 5 isoform X2, translated as MLPLRMLGFLILMFSLCDADRLCPSDINPLTLDPPEVIKEYEESVFINCTSTEEDHAGMYWTVGNTNSAMEYDNSYIQAPLSNWDVAAECKIKLNDTHECSKDLKITVYKNPEMVSLFPTRYVPTVERTLFELQCDIIDVAPVQNLTVRWYKNNQAIRIDSFTNITKTPVNESSTLAVNISREENGAEFRCEAQLDFGSHGSQPVTSHTYTVAVHYAPELKNKTEDVYVNEYNDVTLNCDAEGHPPPHFHWTCDGLNILENTNNLKITRVISSTTCNCTATNNLGSINKQIHVHVIPRGCPLVVTPAEMVVRFGDPASVNCSTDADVQQMGWEAPVGATSTPGPAVIWTVEKLEDWQINPLCVINLKDTYQCSKNLTITLYKTPDIVSVSVLYDGPMVEGTEYHLKCDIINVAPVQNLTVRWYKNNQAIRIDSFTNTTKTPVNESSTLAVNISREENGAEFRCEAQLDFGSHGSQPVTSHTYTVAVHYAPELKNKTEDVYVNEYNDVTLNCDAEGHPPPHFHWTCDGLNILENTNNLKITRVISSTTCNCTATNNLGSINKQIHVHVIPRGCPLVVTPAEMVVRFGDPASVNCSTDADVQQMGWEAPVGATSTPGPAVIWTVEKLEDWQINPLCFINLKDTYQCSKKLNITLYKTPDIVSVSALDNGPMVEGTEYHLKCNIINVAPVQKLKVTWYRGNETVHAEVFNETSKVPANVSSTLRVTPVGDYNGEHFICKADLQLGQNGPETDPTVTSSPYMAVVYYKPVLKACPGSYAGVEHEFSMDKLSCLADGNPPLKLVVNK; from the exons ATGCTGCCTCTCAGGATGTTGGGCTTCCTCATACTCATGTTTTCCCTGTGTG ATGCAGACCGTTTATGCCCCAGTGATATCAACCCTCTCACCCTGGATCCCCCTGAGGTTATAAAAGAATATGAAGAGTCAGTGTTCATAAACTGCACCAGCACAGAGGAGGATCATGCGGGGATGTACTGGACTGTTGGAAACACAAACTCTGCAATGGAATATGACAATAGTTATATCCAAGCGCCACTGTCAAACTGGGATGTAGCGGCAGAGTGCAAAATAAAGCTAAATGACACTCATGAATGCAGCAAAGACCTTAAAATAACTGTATACA AGAATCCAGAAATGGTCAGCCTTTTTCCTACAAGGTATGTACCTACAGTGGAAAGGACACTGTTCGAACTGCAGTGTGACATCATTGATGTTGCTCCTGTTCAAAACCTCACTGTGAGGTGGTACAAAAACAATCAAGCCATCAGGATAGACTCTTTCACCAACATAACCAAAACACCAGTAAATGAGTCTTCTACGCTTGCAGTCAACATCAGCAGAGAAGAAAACGGAGCTGAGTTTAGATGTGAGGCCCAGCTGGACTTTGGGTCACATGGATCACAACCTGTTACttctcacacatacactgttGCTGTGCACT ATGCTCCTGAGCTCAAGAACAAAACGGAAGATGTCTATGTGAATGAATATAATGATGTCACCCTGAACTGTGATGCTGAGGGGCACCCTCCTCCTCACTTTCATTGGACATGTGATGGGTTAAATATCTTGGAGAACACAAATAATCTCAAAATCACTCGAGTAATCAGCAGCACAACCTGCAACTGCACAGCTACCAATAATCTGGGAAGCATAAATAAGCAAATCCATGTTCATGTGATACCTAGAG GTTGCCCATTAGTAGTGACGCCTGCTGAAATGGTGGTGAGATTTGGAGATCCAGCTTCAGTTAACTGCAGCACAGATGCAGATGTTCAACAAATGGGCTGGGAAGCACCAGTTGGAGCCACATCAACTCCAGGTCCTGCTGTCATCTGGACAGTTGAAAAACTGGAAGACTGGCAGATAAACCCTTTGTGTGTCATTAATCTGAAAGATACTTACCAGTGTTCTAAGAATCTAACCATCACTCTTTATA AGACTCCAGACATTGTGTCAGTCTCTGTGTTATATGATGGGCCGATGGTGGAGGGCACAGAGTACCACTTGAAATGTGACATCATCAATGTTGCTCCTGTTCAAAACCTCACTGTGAGGTGGTACAAAAACAATCAAGCCATCAGGATAGACTCTTTCACCAACACAACCAAAACACCAGTAAATGAGTCTTCTACGCTTGCAGTCAACATCAGCAGAGAAGAAAACGGAGCTGAGTTTAGATGTGAGGCCCAGCTGGACTTTGGGTCACATGGATCACAACCTGTTACttctcacacatacactgttGCTGTGCACT ATGCTCCTGAGCTCAAGAACAAAACGGAAGATGTCTATGTGAATGAATATAATGATGTCACCCTGAACTGTGATGCTGAGGGGCACCCTCCTCCTCACTTTCATTGGACATGTGATGGGTTAAATATCTTGGAGAACACAAATAATCTCAAAATCACTCGAGTAATCAGCAGCACAACCTGCAACTGCACAGCTACCAATAATCTGGGAAGCATAAATAAGCAAATCCATGTTCATGTGATACCTAGAG GTTGCCCATTAGTAGTGACGCCTGCTGAAATGGTGGTGAGATTTGGAGATCCAGCTTCAGTTAACTGCAGCACAGATGCAGATGTTCAACAAATGGGCTGGGAAGCACCAGTTGGAGCCACATCAACTCCAGGTCCTGCTGTCATCTGGACAGTTGAAAAACTGGAAGACTGGCAGATAAACCCTTTGTGTTTCATTAATCTGAAAGATACTTACCAGTGTTCTAAGAAGCTAAACATCACTCTTTATA AGACTCCAGACATTGTGTCAGTCTCTGCGTTAGATAATGGGCCGATGGTGGAGGGCACAGAGTACCACTTGAAATGTAACATCATCAATGTGGCTCCCGTGCAAAAGCTCAAAGTGACGTGGTACCGTGGCAATGAAACTGTGCACGCAGAAGTGTTTAACGAGACCAGTAAGGTCCCAGCAAATGTGTCCTCTACCTTAAGAGTCACTCCGGTGGGAGATTACAACGGAGAACATTTCATATGCAAGGCTGATCTACAGCTTGGACAAAATGGACCAGAGACCGACCCTACTGTAACCTCATCTCCTTACATGGCTGTTGTGTACT ATAAACCAGTGCTCAAAGCTTGTCCAGGCAGTTACGCTGGTGTGGAGCATGAGTTCAGTATGGACAAGTTGTCCTGTCTAGCTGATGGGAACCCTCCACTAAAACTAGTTGTGAATAAGTGA
- the icam5 gene encoding intercellular adhesion molecule 5 isoform X1, with protein sequence MLPLRMLGFLILMFSLCDADRLCPSDINPLTLDPPEVIKEYEESVFINCTSTEEDHAGMYWTVGNTNSAMEYDNSYIQAPLSNWDVAAECKIKLNDTHECSKDLKITVYKNPEMVSLFPTRYVPTVERTLFELQCDIIDVAPVQNLTVRWYKNNQAIRIDSFTNITKTPVNESSTLAVNISREENGAEFRCEAQLDFGSHGSQPVTSHTYTVAVHYAPELKNKTEDVYVNEYNDVTLNCDAEGHPPPHFHWTCDGLNILENTNNLKITRVISSTTCNCTATNNLGSINKQIHVHVIPRGCPLVVTPAEMVVRFGDPASVNCSTDADVQQMGWEAPVGATSTPGPAVIWTVEKLEDWQINPLCVINLKDTYQCSKNLTITLYKTPDIVSVSVLYDGPMVEGTEYHLKCDIINVAPVQNLTVRWYKNNQAIRIDSFTNTTKTPVNESSTLAVNISREENGAEFRCEAQLDFGSHGSQPVTSHTYTVAVHYAPELKNKTEDVYVNEYNDVTLNCDAEGHPPPHFHWTCDGLNILENTNNLKITRVISSTTCNCTATNNLGSINKQIHVHVIPRGCPLVVTPAEMVVRFGDPASVNCSTDADVQQMGWEAPVGATSTPGPAVIWTVEKLEDWQINPLCFINLKDTYQCSKKLNITLYKTPDIVSVSALDNGPMVEGTEYHLKCNIINVAPVQKLKVTWYRGNETVHAEVFNETSKVPANVSSTLRVTPVGDYNGEHFICKADLQLGQNGPETDPTVTSSPYMAVVYYAPVFKEGTDNKEVNLGENVTIDCSAEGNPVPKILLNYSSAVNVKETIRGRQKGISITGATSTNAGVYSCDAINEVGRVTRYVTLTMKGKTSPVSSPTIWWLLIILIAVLILIILISVHSYSKKHGQYSFVPDKANDGSEIPMTPQSNGVQA encoded by the exons ATGCTGCCTCTCAGGATGTTGGGCTTCCTCATACTCATGTTTTCCCTGTGTG ATGCAGACCGTTTATGCCCCAGTGATATCAACCCTCTCACCCTGGATCCCCCTGAGGTTATAAAAGAATATGAAGAGTCAGTGTTCATAAACTGCACCAGCACAGAGGAGGATCATGCGGGGATGTACTGGACTGTTGGAAACACAAACTCTGCAATGGAATATGACAATAGTTATATCCAAGCGCCACTGTCAAACTGGGATGTAGCGGCAGAGTGCAAAATAAAGCTAAATGACACTCATGAATGCAGCAAAGACCTTAAAATAACTGTATACA AGAATCCAGAAATGGTCAGCCTTTTTCCTACAAGGTATGTACCTACAGTGGAAAGGACACTGTTCGAACTGCAGTGTGACATCATTGATGTTGCTCCTGTTCAAAACCTCACTGTGAGGTGGTACAAAAACAATCAAGCCATCAGGATAGACTCTTTCACCAACATAACCAAAACACCAGTAAATGAGTCTTCTACGCTTGCAGTCAACATCAGCAGAGAAGAAAACGGAGCTGAGTTTAGATGTGAGGCCCAGCTGGACTTTGGGTCACATGGATCACAACCTGTTACttctcacacatacactgttGCTGTGCACT ATGCTCCTGAGCTCAAGAACAAAACGGAAGATGTCTATGTGAATGAATATAATGATGTCACCCTGAACTGTGATGCTGAGGGGCACCCTCCTCCTCACTTTCATTGGACATGTGATGGGTTAAATATCTTGGAGAACACAAATAATCTCAAAATCACTCGAGTAATCAGCAGCACAACCTGCAACTGCACAGCTACCAATAATCTGGGAAGCATAAATAAGCAAATCCATGTTCATGTGATACCTAGAG GTTGCCCATTAGTAGTGACGCCTGCTGAAATGGTGGTGAGATTTGGAGATCCAGCTTCAGTTAACTGCAGCACAGATGCAGATGTTCAACAAATGGGCTGGGAAGCACCAGTTGGAGCCACATCAACTCCAGGTCCTGCTGTCATCTGGACAGTTGAAAAACTGGAAGACTGGCAGATAAACCCTTTGTGTGTCATTAATCTGAAAGATACTTACCAGTGTTCTAAGAATCTAACCATCACTCTTTATA AGACTCCAGACATTGTGTCAGTCTCTGTGTTATATGATGGGCCGATGGTGGAGGGCACAGAGTACCACTTGAAATGTGACATCATCAATGTTGCTCCTGTTCAAAACCTCACTGTGAGGTGGTACAAAAACAATCAAGCCATCAGGATAGACTCTTTCACCAACACAACCAAAACACCAGTAAATGAGTCTTCTACGCTTGCAGTCAACATCAGCAGAGAAGAAAACGGAGCTGAGTTTAGATGTGAGGCCCAGCTGGACTTTGGGTCACATGGATCACAACCTGTTACttctcacacatacactgttGCTGTGCACT ATGCTCCTGAGCTCAAGAACAAAACGGAAGATGTCTATGTGAATGAATATAATGATGTCACCCTGAACTGTGATGCTGAGGGGCACCCTCCTCCTCACTTTCATTGGACATGTGATGGGTTAAATATCTTGGAGAACACAAATAATCTCAAAATCACTCGAGTAATCAGCAGCACAACCTGCAACTGCACAGCTACCAATAATCTGGGAAGCATAAATAAGCAAATCCATGTTCATGTGATACCTAGAG GTTGCCCATTAGTAGTGACGCCTGCTGAAATGGTGGTGAGATTTGGAGATCCAGCTTCAGTTAACTGCAGCACAGATGCAGATGTTCAACAAATGGGCTGGGAAGCACCAGTTGGAGCCACATCAACTCCAGGTCCTGCTGTCATCTGGACAGTTGAAAAACTGGAAGACTGGCAGATAAACCCTTTGTGTTTCATTAATCTGAAAGATACTTACCAGTGTTCTAAGAAGCTAAACATCACTCTTTATA AGACTCCAGACATTGTGTCAGTCTCTGCGTTAGATAATGGGCCGATGGTGGAGGGCACAGAGTACCACTTGAAATGTAACATCATCAATGTGGCTCCCGTGCAAAAGCTCAAAGTGACGTGGTACCGTGGCAATGAAACTGTGCACGCAGAAGTGTTTAACGAGACCAGTAAGGTCCCAGCAAATGTGTCCTCTACCTTAAGAGTCACTCCGGTGGGAGATTACAACGGAGAACATTTCATATGCAAGGCTGATCTACAGCTTGGACAAAATGGACCAGAGACCGACCCTACTGTAACCTCATCTCCTTACATGGCTGTTGTGTACT ATGCCCCTGTGTTCAAGGAGGGAACTGACAATAAGGAGGTGAACCTGGGTGAAAATGTGACTATTGACTGCAGTGCTGAGGGCAACCCTGTCCCTAAGATCCTTTTGAACTACAGCTCTGCAGTGAATGTGAAAGAGACCATCAGGGGGCGCCAGAAGGGCATCAGCATCACAGGAGCCACGTCAACCAATGCTGGTGTTTACAGCTGTGATGCCATCAATGAAGTTGGGAGAGTGACAAGATATGTCACGCTGACGATGAAAG GTAAAACCAGTCCAGTCTCCTCACCAACCATTTGGTGGTTGCTAATTATATTGATCGCCGtcctcatcctcatcatccTGATCAGTGTCCACAGCTACAGCAAAAAACATGGACAATATAGTTTTGTCCCTGACAAAGCCAATGATGGTTCAGAAATCCCAATGACTCCTCAGTCTAACGGGGTGCAAGCTTAG
- the trip10a gene encoding cdc42-interacting protein 4 homolog yields the protein MDWGTELWDQYDIIEKHTQSGLELVEKYVKFVKERTEIEQNYAKQLRNLSKKYNLKRIGKDEPECRLSSYQSFLEILNEMNDYAGQRELIAENMMMNICIDLTKYLQELKQERKMYLMEAKKAQQSLESTYKQLDSTKKRFEREWREAERAAQYAEKTDQDINATKADVEKAKQQAHMRAHVAEECKNDYAAQLQKYNKEQNQFYFNDMPLIFNKVQDLDERRVRKLAQGYILFSDTEKHVMPIIGKCLEGMTKAGTNVNERNDSMVVIEQNKSGFERPGDVEFEDYSQGINRASSDSSLGTPKGPMELLGKNRSKNFWLFSKKSKLSPSTLPPFSTPPAPSPANGPPSPKFGRDPLSYCLKEINKTVKPRISSFRTLRRSKFTPERITPTVTEDFTHLPPEQRRKRLQQKLEEICKELQKEVDQSEALGKMKDVYEKNPQMGDPASLASQISQTSQSIERLRGELNKYETWLAEAGGRGDTLRYKSHTFNNNGAHDVLSPDGAHSDESTPDPSQAIYAEFDDDFEDEELTAPIGKCTAMYSFPGASEGTISMQEGEVLAVVEEDKGDGWTRVRRNNGDEGYIPTSYVTISINK from the exons ATGGACTGGGGCACAGAGCTTTGG GACCAATATGACATCATTGAGAAGCACACACAATCTGGCCTGGAGCTGGTGGAGAAGTATGTGAAATTTGTGAAGGAGAGGACAGAGATTGAGCAAAACTATGCCAAACAACTGAG GAACCTTTCAAAGAAATATAACCTGAAAAGAATCGGCAAAGATGAACCAGAGTGCAG GTTGTCCAGCTACCAGTCCTTTTTGGAAATCCTGAATGAGATGAACGACTATGCGGGCCAGAGAGAGCTAATTGCTGAGAACATGATGATGAACATTTGCATTGATCTCACCAAGTACCTGCAAGAGCTCAAGCAGGAGCGAAAGATG TATCTGATGGAGGCCAAGAAGGCCCAACAGAGTTTGGAGAGCACCTACAAGCAGCTCGACAGT ACTAAAAAGCGCTTTGAGAGGGAATGGAGAGAAGCAGAGCGTGCAGCACAGTACGCAGAGAAGACTGATCAAGATATCAACGCTACAAAGGCggatgttgaaaaa GCCAAACAGCAGGCTCATATGAGAGCACACGTAGCGGAGGAGTGTAAGAACGACTACGCTGCTCAGCTTCAGAAGTACAACAAGGAGCAGAACCAGTTCTATTTTAATGATATGCCACTCATTTTCAAT AAAGTGCAGGATCTGGATGAGAGGCGAGTACGGAAGTTGGCGCAAGGCTACATCTTGTTTTCAGACACAGAGAAGCATGTGATGCCTATCATTGGCAAGTGCCTGGAAGGCATGACTAAAGCCGGCACTAATGTTAATGAGAGGAAT GACTCCATGGTTGTAATAGAGCAGAACAAATCAGGCTTTGAACGTCCTGGAGATGTGGAGTTTGAGGACTACAGTCAGGGCATCAACCGGGCCTCATCTGACAGTAGCCTGGGCACGCCTAAAGGCCCCATGGAACTTCTGGGAAAGAATAGGAGCAAAAACTTTTGGCTTTTCAGCAAAAAGAGTAAG CTCTCTCCCTCTACGCTTCCACCTTTTTCCACACCCCCCGCCCCCTCGCCCGCTAACGGACCCCCTTCCCCCAAGTTTGGCCGGGACCCCCTGTCGTACTGTTTGAAGGAGATCAATAAGACAGTCAAACCCAGAATCTCTTCCTTCCGGACACTCAGGAGATCG AAGTTTACTCCAGAGAGGATCACG CCTACGGTGACAGAGGATTTCACCCATCTTCCTCCAGAGCAGCGCAGGAAGAGGTTACAACAGAAACTCGAGGAAATTTGCAAAGAGCTGCAAAAGGAAGTAGATCAGag tGAGGCCTTGGGGAAAATGAAAGATGTTTATGAGAAAAATCCTCAAATGGGAGACCCTGCTAGTCTGGCATCCCAAATCAGCCAGACGTCCCAGAGTATAGAGCGGCTCAGAGGAGAGCTCAACAAGTATGAG ACTTGGCTGGCTGAGGCAGGAGGACGGGGGGACACGCTGCGCTATAAAAGTCACACATTCAACAACAACGGAGCTCACGATGTACTCAG CCCTGATGGAGCTCACTCCGATGAAAGCACTCCTGATCCCTCTCAGGCCATCTACGCTGAGTTTGATGATGACTTTGAGGATGAGGAACTAACTGCTCCTATTGGGAAATGCACAGCCATGTACAGCTTCCCTG GGGCCAGTGAAGGGACCATCTCTATGCAGGAGGGGGAGGTGCTGGCTGTGGTAGAGGAGGACAAAGGGGACGGCTGGACCCGTGTCCGTAGGAACAATGGGGATGAAGGCTACATACCTACATCTTATGTCACCATCAGCATAAACAAATGA
- the angptl6 gene encoding angiopoietin-related protein 6, translated as MEKTLTIGLTLFLTLCVDIPGAGGQKEGAHGENTQKRSSRSSDTKGGRCSYTFIVPQQKLTGALCLNTQSASTNQSEVAALRAELRRQQEQLEKLRGQLEQEGSLATEVRALRKESSSMNSRIAQLYAQLLHEVIHKKDQALEQQRVENLLLNATTQALQVSSNYRELEKKYGALTSMMSSQNQFIARLEKQCQCRDSTQASLVTTEPPKSQPNVHPNYSSEANEMTNDVQRDQSALPPQQGKTIPSLPTTPANTTDPPFSSFPVTKTPGPWRDCQHVLESGETTSGIYLLRPQSANRLLQAWCEQSQAQGGWTVIQRRQDGSVNFFRTWEQYKQGFGNLDGEYWLGLEHLYWLTKQAQYKLRVALEDWQGRQVFAEYDSFHLEPESDWYRLRLGQYHGNAGDSLSWHNNKAFTTLDRDKDGYTGNCAHFQKGGWWYHMCAHSNLNGVWYRGGHYRSRYQDGVYWAEFHGGSYSLKRVSMMIKPT; from the exons ATGGAGAAGACACTGACAATAGGTCTGACTCTTTTCTTAACACTCTGTGTGGACATACCAGGAGCTGGAGGACAAAAGGAGGGGGCTCATGGCGAGAACACTCAGAAACGTTCATCACGATCGTCAGATACAAAAGGAGGCCGTTGCTCCTACACTTTCATTGTTCCACAGCAAAAACTGACAGGTGCGCTGTGTTTGAACACGCAGTCTGCTTCTACCAACCAGTCAGAGGTGGCGGCGCTGCGGGCGGAGCTCAGACGGCAGCAGGAGCAGCTGGAGAAGCTCCGGGGCCAACTGGAGCAGGAGGGGTCACTTGCCACGGAGGTAAGAGCCCTGCGCAAAGAGAGTAGCAGCATGAATTCTCGCATTGCCCAGCTGTATGCCCAGCTGCTACATGAAGTCATACACAAGAAAGATCAGGCTTTGGAGCAGCAAAGGGTGGAGAACCTCCTGCTAAACGCTACAACACAG GCGCTGCAGGTGTCCAGTAACTACAGGGAGCTGGAGAAGAAATATGGAGCCCTCACCTCCATGATGAGCTCCCAGAACCAGTTTATTGCTCGTCTGGAGAAGCAGTGCCAGTGCAGGGACTCCACACAGGCCTCTCTG GTGACGACTGAACCACCCAAAAGCCAGCCTAATGTGCATCCTAATTACAGCTCTGAAGCCAACGAAATGACCAATGATGTTCAAAGAGACCAAAGTGCTCTTCCACCACAGCAGGGAAAAACTATTCCTTCCCTCCCCACCACTCCAGCCAACACCACAGACCCTCCTTTCAGTAGTTTTCCTGTCACAAAGACTCCAG GGCCTTGGCGGGACTGTCAGCATGTGCTGGAATCAGGTGAGACCACCAGCGGGATCTATCTGCTCCGTCCACAGAGTGCCAACCGCCTCCTGCAGGCCTGGTGCGAGCAGAGTCAGGCTCAGGGAGGGTGGACGGTCATCCAGAGAAGACAGGATGGCTCGGTCAACTTCTTCAGGACTTGGGAGCAGTATAAG CAAGGCTTTGGGAACCTAGACGGAGAGTACTGGCTTGGCCTGGAACATCTCtactggctgactaaacaggccCAATATAAGCTACGGGTGGCTCTGGAGGACTGGCAGGGCCGGCAGGTGTTTGCTGAGTATGACAGCTTTCACCTGGAACCGGAGAGCGATTGGTACCGACTGCGGTTAGGACAATACCACGGCAACGCAGGGGACTCCCTCTCATGGCACAACAACAAGGCCTTCACCACTCTGGATCGAGACAAGGACGGCTATACCG GCAACTGCGCTCATTTTCAAAAAGGAGGCTGGTGGTACCACATGTGTGCACACTCCAATCTAAATGGTGTGTGGTATCGGGGTGGACACTATCGCAGCCGCTACCAGGATGGGGTCTACTGGGCAGAGTTCCATGGAGGGTCCTACTCTCTCAAACGAGTTTCCATGATGATCAAACCCACATAA